The sequence below is a genomic window from Desulfobulbus oligotrophicus.
TGGCAGTTCACTGGTTCATTCTCCACAGCCCGAACATACCACCGTATCAGGGATGATTGTATAACCGGATATTAAAGTGTGAGGTGTTCTTAATCAGGCTGGGAAGGGGTGTCCGTGACATACCGGGCGAGATAGACAGACTGCACGATAACAAAGGCCAACGTCAGGCCCAGCATACCGAAAAGCTTGAAGTTCACCCAGGTATTGCTATCAAAAAAATGCATCACATAGAGATTGATCCCGCCAAGGATGAAGAAGAAGGTGGACCAGGCAAGGTTGAGCCGACGCCAGACCGGTTGCGGCAAGGTCAGGTTGCCTCCTATCAACCGTTCAATGGCTGTTTTTTGCCCAATCCAGTGGCTCAGGAGAAAGGCCGCACCAAAGAGCCAGTTGATGGCCGTGGGTTTTATCTTGATGAACAGTTCATCACGGAGAAACAGGGTGAGGCCGCCGAAAACAAGGATAATGGCAAGGGTGACCAGTTGCATACCCGGGATCTTTCGGGTTTTCAGCCAGGAAAACGTGCACTGAACAACCGTGGCAACAATTGCTGCTCCAGTGGCAACATAGATGTCATAGAGTTTGTAGGTGATGAAAAAAAGAAGAACCGGAAAAAAATCAGCGAGAAATTTCATAAAAAAAGACGGTCATGAAGGAATACGGTTAAAAAATTCATGCAGCTGTACAGGATCAATAGAAAGAAAATCGAACAAGGACAGGCATGCTGTTCTGCGTTCATGGTACGCACGAGTCGGTGGCAGTGCAACTTAAAACATCCGGGCCGTCAACGCCAGCCTCAAACGAACAGATGTCTTGTAAAGGGTATTGAAGGCCAGAACCACAATCCTGGTGATTGTAATTTTTCTCCTGTTCTTTTACATCATCGGTATTGTCCGACCTTTGTTCTGTTCCGCCTCCCAGCTGAAAAGAAGTACAACTGCACGAACACAGACAGTGTTTTTTGCCGGTTTGCCGATATAATCCGGATGCGCATCTGAAAGATCCATGCTATCTGTTTGCCAGTGAGCCACGATCAGCGATGATTTGTCAACCTTCCCTGAGCCGGTCGCCGCATCCCGGCCAACACCTTCTGGAGACAATGTCATGGCAAGAATAACAGGACTTCTGGCAGCTGTTTTGTCTGTTGGTTTTTTTCTCACCTCATGCACTCCGCATACACAGTATCGGGACAACGGGCAGTGCGTCAGTCAAACCGCTGTGCCCAATGCCGACTGTGAGCAGCATGCTTTACAGTATCTTCCAACCGACAACGGTGCCCAGTACCTGTTGGGCTTTATAGAGTTCGATGATCAGGGACAGCTCTGGGATCGTCAGCAGATGCGCACTGTTCTTGATACTGTGTACGAACAGACGGCCAAAAAGGATATACTGCTGGTGAGTTTTGTTCATGGCTGGAAGCACAGTGCCGCCCCTGGAGACAGCAACATTGAAACCTTTCGTCGTTTCCTTGCCAAACTGAGTGATACAGAGCAATTTGTTGCCCGGACCACCGGCAGCCAACCGCGACTTGTGACGGGAATTTACCTTGGTTGGCGAGGCGGCTCTTTGACCGTCCCCTACCTGGAAAATATAACTTTCTGGGATCGGAAAAATACCGCAGAAAAGGTCGGCCATGGCAGGGTGACCGAGGTGCTCAGTCACCTTGAAGATGTAAAACGGACCAGAGACAGCATGGTTTGCCGTGCTGACGACGGGGTCGGGGGGGCAGACTGTGAAAGCAGCACCAGGCTGATCACTCTGGGCCACAGTTTTGGCGGTGCTATTGTCCATACGGCTTTAGCACAGATTCTGGAAAATCGGTTTATACAGACCAAAGGCCCTGCCGGACAGAAATCAGATGTGCAGGGATTCGGCAACCTCGTGGTGCTGATCAATCCGGCGTTTGAGGCCAATCTGTACACGCCGCTGAGTGATATGAGCACGGAACGCGGTTTTTACACCGCCGATCAACGGCCGGTACTGCTGATCCTGACTTCTGAGGCTGATCTGGCAACCAAAATAGCCTTTCCGGCCGGTCGTCGACTTTCGACCATGTTTGAGAAGAGCAACTCACAGCATGTACGTCGAAATGCGGCCTCCGGTGAGCTGGAGAGCATTGATGAACAAAGGGCGAACAGGACTGCAGTCGGCCACTTTGAACCGTATCGGACACATCACCTTGCTCCGAAAGCTGTACAAAAACGGGAAGCTGTTCAATCAGCCAGCGCAGCGGAGAGTGTACGCACGTTTGTTCAGGCAAGTGACGGCTGGAAAAACGATACCAAGGGCAGCCGGCTGGAATTCGGTGCGGTTGTGTTAGAACGCACTGCCGGCTCCGCCGCACGCAATCCATACCTGGTGACCTCTGTTGATAAGAATCTGATTGCCGGTCACAATGACATTGATGATGAGCGGATCATCGAGTTTGTTAAACAGCTGGTTTTGTTCTCCAGTTATGAGAATACTGAGCTGTTGCGCCAATCACTTTTCCATGAAAAGTAGGGCTTACTCCGCTGGGGCGGTTATCAGGTCCGCTAATCCGGTCCTTTTCATTATCATGCCTGTCGAAGTTTGGCCTGAAGCCCTGAGTAGCGAATTAATCGCCGTTGACTGATGAGCTGCAGGAGATCTGCTCGGCAGTAGAGGGTCAGTTCGGCTCGCGCCCGGGTAATTCCAGTATACAGGAGTTCCTTGCTGAGAATGGGCAGATCCTCCTGGGGCATGATCAGTAAAACCCTGGCAAACTCGGAGCCCTGCGCCTTATGCACTGTAAGAGCATAGGATGGTTGCCAGGCCGGTAACTGCCCCGGGTGGAATGGTTTAAGTTCGCCGTCTGCAAGAGGAAACCAGGCCTGGAGGACTCCCCGCTCATCGGGCCACAGCACACCGGTATCTCCGTTGAACAGGCCGATGTGGTAGGCGTTACGCAGGATCAATATCGGCATGCCACGATACCAGTACCCGCCTCCGGAGATGTGGCCAAGGCGTCGCCCCATACTTTCCGCCACGCGGTTGATGCCTTCAACGCCGGTCGGGCCTTCCCGCAGGGCACAGAGAACACGACGATCAGCCAGTTCCTGAAGGGCGATGAGCGGCGAAGTGGCCGTCAGCAACGGCAGAATAAATGGAACAAGGTGTTCCTGTAACCGGGCGGTGAAAGAGCCGTGCTTGTCACATGGCAGGTGCAGGTCTGTGAAGGAGCGCTGCTGTACTGCCTGGAGACTGTCGACAGCGCCGTCAAGAACCGCCCGGGCCAGGGTGCTGATCCCGGAATTTTCAGAGAACCGATGACTCACCTGTAGCCTGACCAGCGAGTCTGCCATGGGTTCTGCCGGTTCTCCGGCTGGAGCAGGTGGAAGCGAAGTCCCCAGAAATGGCCGCAACTGATCCCGCAATCGGCTTGACCAGTGGTTGCCGCCATCACCACAGACATCACCAAAAAAATTGCCCGCCTCCACCGAGGCTAACTGATCCTTATCTCCCAGCAGAATCAGCTGACAGGTAGCAGGCAGCGCACTCAGGGTGGCTGCCATGAGCGGTATGTCGATCATCGATGCCTCGTCAAGCAGGAGGAGGTCGAGATGAAGCGGGTTGCTCCGGTTGTGAAAGAAATCCGAGCTGTACCTCTGATATCCGAGCAGGCGATGAATGGTTTGTGTCTGGTCCGGAATGAGTTCGGTTAAGGCCTGTGGCAGTGTTGTTTTTGCACGGCGAATCGACTCCTGAAGACGAAGGGCGGCCTTCCCGGTGGGTGCAGCCAGGGCGATGCGAAGTGGTGTGGGGGCAAGAGACGTGAGAAGGGCAAGGATGCGGGTTGCGGTATGTGTTTTTCCTGTCCCGGCACCGCCGGTTATCACGACAACACGCCGGAAAAGCGCCAGGGCCGCAGAGGCGCGTTGCCAGTCGGTATCTTCTGTCTGTGCCGTATCCGGGAACAGCTGATTGAGTATCGACAAAGTATCCGGACTTGGTGTTGTCCCGGTTGGAGCTGCTCGCTCTAATAAAAGTTCGGCAACCACTTTTTCGGCATGAAAGAGTCTGTACAGGTAGAGGTTGTTGTTGTCGAGAATAAGCGGCCTGATGTCACCTGGTCGGCCGATGGCTGGAGATGCGGGCAGGGAAGCAGGTAGACTGTCAGGGTTGATGTACGATGGGATCTCCAAGTCCTGATCCATGAGAAGCCCGCGTACCCCGGAAAGAGGCAGACAGGTGTGCCCCTGACCGGCGGCCCAGCTGACCAGAGCGGTAAGGAAGGGCAGTGCATCGCACTGTTCCCGATCAATGCGGGCAACAAGAGCAGCGGCCTGAACATCAATGGGCCGGAACAGACGATGCGGCAGGACCTGTTTGTAGAAGGGAAGGGAGGTCATCGCTGTTCTCCGTGGCAGCAGGCATCCAGGGCTGCTACCAGCTGATGGTCGGCTCGTGAAAAATGGATGCCGGTTCCCTGCGGCAAGGCTGGATGCATGGCACGCAGAAACAGATAGTACACACCACCGAAGTGTTGATCGTACGCATACCCCTTTATCCGGACGTTGAGATAGCGATGAAGAGCAAGGGTGTAGATAAGAGCCTGCAGATGGTATTGATGATTTTCCATGGACGCGGCAAGGGATTGAGGATCATAGGCGGTGTAGTCAGGGCCGAGATAGTTTGACTTGTAGTCAACGATATAATATCGGCCCTCATGGCGGAACACCAGGTCGATGAATCCCTTCATCAGACCGTGCAGTGAGGTGGAGGAGATGTTCAGCGATCGCCCCCCTCCCTGGATCAGCAGGGTGTTGAACCGGTGCAGATCGACCTGGTGCAGCGGAAAAAGGAAATCCAGTTCGTGCAGCCGGTCCTGTTCGGGTAGCTGACCAAGAGAGCAGGTACCGGGCAGGGGAACTGTCAGCAGATCATCGAGCCAGCCGGCCACGGCTGTTTGCCAGTTCCGGTTGATGCCGGCCTGGAGCAAGGCCTGGTCGATCATCGCAAGCTGTTCACCGGCCGGTCGGGCATACTCCAGCTGCTCCAGAAGGGTGTGCAGACAGGTGCCTGCCACCGGACCCCGCGGGAAGGTAAAGATGGAGGTGAAATCCTCGGCCGCCTGAAAAGGGATGTCGTCTCGGCCGCCGCTCTCCCCAATGGGGTCGGTTTCTTTACCGCCACTGAGGCGGGAATAGCTGGTCATGGTCCAGCCTGGATTGATCTGTCCATGAAAAATTGCCGGCTGCAACTGTACTTTCTTCACCTTGGCAACAGCACGATGAGAGCTGAATGTTGCAGGGTAGGGTCGCAGGGCAAGCAGTGTCTCGTTGCGATTGAACTGTTCAAGAGAGTAGGTGAGCTCCGTATCGTCTGCAGGGCACAGACCGTTGTGGAGAAGATACGAAAGGGCGGTGTGCTCCATGCCCTTTACTCTTCCCCAGCAGAACAGGCAGGCGGATTTGGCGCGGGTTATGGCAACGTAGAGCAGTCGCAACTCCTCAGCCAACGCCTCCTCCTCTGCCCAGAGATCATGTTTTTCCACACCACTGCCGAGATCGGCCGTCAGACGAAGGGTATTGCGGTCATGAAAGATAATTGGTCCGGTTTTGGTTGAAGGGCGTTCAGCCCAGAGAAACGGCAGCATCACCACCGGGAATTCCAGCCCTTTTGAGCCGTGTATGGTGACAATGCGGACGACCTCTTCATCGCTTTCCAGGCGTATGAGCTGGTTTTCAGCGGTGGTGTCTGGAATGTCGATCTGGCGATGGAACCAGCGCAGCAGTGCTGTTGTACCATGTCGACCGGTATGACTCTGCTGGAGGAGTTCAACCAGATGGAGGTAGTTTGTCAAACTGCGGCTTCCACCGTGTTGT
It includes:
- a CDS encoding septation protein A, whose translation is MKFLADFFPVLLFFITYKLYDIYVATGAAIVATVVQCTFSWLKTRKIPGMQLVTLAIILVFGGLTLFLRDELFIKIKPTAINWLFGAAFLLSHWIGQKTAIERLIGGNLTLPQPVWRRLNLAWSTFFFILGGINLYVMHFFDSNTWVNFKLFGMLGLTLAFVIVQSVYLARYVTDTPSQPD
- the recD gene encoding exodeoxyribonuclease V subunit alpha encodes the protein MTSLPFYKQVLPHRLFRPIDVQAAALVARIDREQCDALPFLTALVSWAAGQGHTCLPLSGVRGLLMDQDLEIPSYINPDSLPASLPASPAIGRPGDIRPLILDNNNLYLYRLFHAEKVVAELLLERAAPTGTTPSPDTLSILNQLFPDTAQTEDTDWQRASAALALFRRVVVITGGAGTGKTHTATRILALLTSLAPTPLRIALAAPTGKAALRLQESIRRAKTTLPQALTELIPDQTQTIHRLLGYQRYSSDFFHNRSNPLHLDLLLLDEASMIDIPLMAATLSALPATCQLILLGDKDQLASVEAGNFFGDVCGDGGNHWSSRLRDQLRPFLGTSLPPAPAGEPAEPMADSLVRLQVSHRFSENSGISTLARAVLDGAVDSLQAVQQRSFTDLHLPCDKHGSFTARLQEHLVPFILPLLTATSPLIALQELADRRVLCALREGPTGVEGINRVAESMGRRLGHISGGGYWYRGMPILILRNAYHIGLFNGDTGVLWPDERGVLQAWFPLADGELKPFHPGQLPAWQPSYALTVHKAQGSEFARVLLIMPQEDLPILSKELLYTGITRARAELTLYCRADLLQLISQRRLIRYSGLQAKLRQA